The Pseudomonadota bacterium region ACAAAATCAATGGTATATCTACTTCTTCCGCAACCTTTTTGTAATGCCTGTATAAACCCTCCTGTGTTGGTTTATTATAATATGGGGTTGTGAGGAGACAGAGGTCTGCACCTAATTTCCTGGCGCCCTCTGTGAGTTCAATTGTCTCCTTTGTGCTGTTTGAGCCTGTCCCGGCAATTACAGGCACAGCACCATTCACATACTTTATGGTAAGCTCAATCACCCTTTCATGTTCATCATAGGATAGTGTTGCTGCCTCACCTGTTGTTCCGCACGGCACAATGCCATCAACACCGCCCTCGATTTGAAAAGCAATCAGCTTTTTCAGTGATTCTTCGTCTATCCTGTCATCATTGAAAGGTGTTACTAACGCTGTGTATATACCCTTTAATTCCATGGTTTCTCCTTCTATAAAAGTGCTTCTTCATGCAATGTTCCCATATATATAATCTTTGTATCCCCTTCAAGGTATACCTCATCATTGATATAGACCTTCAGTATTTCCCCTCCTTTGGTCCATATGTTCACAGGGGTTCCGGTTAATGCCTTCTCTTTTAAAATAACACCAACTGCAACTGCACCTGTGCCGCACGCAAATGTTTCACCCTCAACACCTCTCTCATAAGTCCTGATCTTCACATTTTCCCTATCAACAACCTTTACAAAATCGACGTTTGTACCCTTATCCCCAAACTCCTTATGATACCTTACAGCCCTTCCTAATTCCTCAACAGGTATACGATCTGTATCATCTACCAGAAGAACAGCATGGGGTACCCCTGTATTCACACTGCTTATAAATATCTCCTTGTCTTCAAGGGCAATAGGATAATCGAGTTTTAAATCAATCGGGTCTGTGAGCTGAAGCTTTACCCTTGTTCCATCTAATTCTGCCTTTATGAGACCGGCAATCGTTTCAAAAATCATCTTCTCCTTTGCAATACCCTTCATGAATGCAAATCTCGCAGCACATCTGCCCCCATTCCCGCACATCTCTGCCTCTGAGCCATCTGCATTGAAAAATCTCCAGCGAAAATCAAACCTTTTTGAATTTTCAATCAATATCAGGCCATCTGCCCCAACTGAATGGTACCTTCTACATATCTTCACCGTAAAATCGACTATAT contains the following coding sequences:
- a CDS encoding dihydrodipicolinate synthase family protein yields the protein MELKGIYTALVTPFNDDRIDEESLKKLIAFQIEGGVDGIVPCGTTGEAATLSYDEHERVIELTIKYVNGAVPVIAGTGSNSTKETIELTEGARKLGADLCLLTTPYYNKPTQEGLYRHYKKVAEEVDIPLIL
- the dapF gene encoding diaminopimelate epimerase, with product MSASGNDFIIIDNRDGMVYKNFQDIVDFTVKICRRYHSVGADGLILIENSKRFDFRWRFFNADGSEAEMCGNGGRCAARFAFMKGIAKEKMIFETIAGLIKAELDGTRVKLQLTDPIDLKLDYPIALEDKEIFISSVNTGVPHAVLLVDDTDRIPVEELGRAVRYHKEFGDKGTNVDFVKVVDRENVKIRTYERGVEGETFACGTGAVAVGVILKEKALTGTPVNIWTKGGEILKVYINDEVYLEGDTKIIYMGTLHEEALL